In Roseiconus lacunae, the DNA window CGACTTGGGATCTGATTTGGCGGCTCTCAAAACTTGATCCTGAAACCGGGAACTACCTGCTCGGTTCATTCCTGTCGACACGTTCTCGCAACTACAAACGCGATAACTTTAATGTCGAACCGATGCCGGAAGAACGATTGCAATGGCTGAAGGAGAAAGCGGAAAGTGATTCGACATCGGAGCAAGATTTTGTTCTGATGCCCAATATGAATTGGCTGGAGTTTTATGTTGCCGAACTAAATATCTCCGGCCGCAACGAAGAATCGAAACGCTATGCCGAGCAGTTTGTCAGTGAAGTTGCCGAATCAGTCGATTCCAAGAACATCAACATCGTCCTTCAACAAATGGGGATATACGGCACCGACGATCAGCTTTGGAATGTGATCAGCAAGGCACTCGAAGAGCGAGATCGATCCAATCCAGCCGTTTCGATCCAGCGGGCGGTCGCGCTGATTGGACTGTTTACCAACCCAACGCGTGTGACTGATGGACTGAGCGAGGGGATGAAGGACGAGAGCTATCGCACGCGGTTATTCGAACTCGTCAATCAGGTCATCGAAGAAACTGCAGATGAGCCGCTGCGTCAGCGCACGATCACGCTAACTCAGGTCGGCGGCCCACGTAGCAGCTATCGTATGGTGGGATCATCGTACCGCCGGATTACGATTGAGTTCCCGCCGCAGGGACTCGGCCCAAGCGATGCGCTCGCCCAGCAGCTTTACCAGATCTGGGAGCAGCTCAGCGAACAGAAATCCGTTCCGGCATGGATCGAGTTTTTGGAACAGCAAGTCGAACAGGCGGAAGACCCCAGCGACGAGATCTGGAAGCGGATCGCCCTTGCCAGTGTGTGGCAGTGGCAAGAAAAAAGTGCCGCGGCTGCCGAGGTGCTCGACAAAGCGGTGGAACGCGCGACCGAGCACGTTCCGATGCTCGAACCTGAATTGCGACTGATGACAGCAGACTTGTTGCTGCGCGATGGCAATAAACGGGGGGCGCTAAAAGCGATCGATTCGATTTCCGTGTATGACCGGCAAACGATGGCGGTCCGCGAATTCGCCGCCGCCCGGTTGGGAGCGGCAATCGGAGACGCCGATCGTGCGAAAGTTGCCGCCAGACGCTTGTTTGGAGTCCGCCTGAACGCATCGGCACAAATTGAGTTGGCGAAGCTGATGGGCGGCTTGGGAATGAAAGACCTCGCAGCGGATTTGGTCCGACGAATGCGAAATCGTGGGGGCAGCAACACTGAGCAGTTGCAGTCCATCATGACGTTTTTCTTTAGCCAGAAACAAAACGATCAAGCGGCCGAGGTCGCGATGGAATTGCTGCGGCGAAGCACGCCGACGCGTCAGCGATCGAATTTCCGCACGGTCGAGCAGTCTCGGCGCACGAGCGCGCTGCAAATGCTCGCCAATACCGGACGACTGATGGACTTGATCGAACGCACGGAACAGCGTTTTGAGAATTCGCCGAACAGCTCGCGGATTCGAATGGAGTTGTCGGAAATGTACGACGCGGCAGGGCAGAAGGCGAAGGCCATCAATCTGCTAGCCGATACGGACGTCGACAAAGTCAACAACGTTCAAGCCTTGGCGGCGACGGCGAAACAACTGGTTCAAGCCGGAAAAATGTCGGAAGCTTGCGATGCCTATCTAAAATTGCTTCGTCGTGATCAGTCAAGTTTCAACAACGATTTTTACGATATCAAACGTCCCTTTGAAAACAAGCATCGGATGGGCGAGTTGGCCGATCTGATGATGGAGGTAGGGATCGGGAAATTTACGAGTTATCGTGCCGCCGAAATTTGTCGAGATCTGGCGCAAGATGAGGCGACGCTGCCCAAGGCGAAGCAATTGTTTGAAGCGATCCTAGATGAATCCGCATCAGGCAGTAATTGGAATAATGCCCTCAGTCGTGTCTCGGGCTATTCGTCGCGTTTACTGGAGAGCGAAAAGCTTGTCCAAAAAATGGCCAACGCGATGGTCAACAATGCGAAGGACGATGCGGGGTATGGCACCTTGTTCGACGGTTATTCGACCGGTTCGGATGGTCGGCACAACAACGCGACGACCTATTTGGTCCGGCACATCGCCGATAAACCTGAGATGCTGAAAATTGTTGAGCAATCGATCCGCGACCAGTTGCAAGAGAACGATGATTGGGCGGGGGGAAAAATTTGGCTGGGGCTGACTTGTGTGGCGAGCAAGCAATACGACGAAGCGATCGAATTACTCGCTCCCGCAGTCGAAGAAAACGCGTCTCCGGCACCGACCTATGACATGATTTGGCTGGTCGGTAGCTACATCGATACGTTCGATGAAATGAGCGACGTAGCGGATAGCTATTACCAGAAGGCATTAACGTTGCCTTCGAACCGCAGGGGGAGCGAGTTCCGCTACACGCTTGAAGCCCGCTATTGCAACTTTTTGAGCGATCACGGTCGCAAAGAAGAGGCACGTAAAATGGCAATGGTAGGAATAAAACGTTTCGAGAAGAATGAGTCGGGAGGCTACTCTGATACCGAGTACGAAGCGTACCGATCGATTCGCAATGCGATGTCGATGATGGAGTTTTTTGGCAAACTCGGCTATCCGGCTGACGGATTGCGTTACGCCAGGAATTTCGACCGGACCCTTTTCGTCAAAGCAGGCCGCTATGCGAATGGGCGTAGAGAGCAATTCGAAACGGCAGAGAAAAAATTGCTTGATAACGTGATGGAACAAGGTGGGCTACAGGCAGCTCGCTCGCTAATCAATCCATCTGATGAGGACGACTTTGCCGTAGATTTCATTGTTTCTACCGGTAGCCGTCCTTTCACGGAAATGGGGCTTTCGTCCGTTTGGCTGGACATTGTCCGACAAGCGATCGACGACGAAGGTAATACGGATGACCTACAAGCGTTTGAGGACGAACTTTCCGAGCTTGCCAACGAGCGTCCCACCGATGACAGCGTCGCGGCGGCAAAGGCAATGTTCGATGGACTACGCGGCAATCCCGAGACGCTGCGAACGCTGCTGAAGCGATGGACGGCAACGCCAAATTCCGGTCAAAGCGAAACCGAAGGTGAAGAATCAACCAAGATTGATCGCGACGATCGACGTGAGCTTGTTGTCATCATAGCGTCCCTTCTACTGGAGTCCGCCGAGGAAACCGACCAAGCGTTGTTGATGTCCGCCTTCGATTCGGTCCTCAGTGGTGACGCGAATCGTGACTGCATTGTCCTGGCGGAACTCGGGAAAGCGTTTTTGCGACGGGACGATAAAAAGGCGGCCGAAGCGAGTTGGACACGTGTCGTCGGACCTGAGTTAAGTCAGTTCATGATGCTTGACCTTTCGCTCGCAGCGGTCAACAACGACATGCTGGACTTGTCCGAAGCCGCCTTCGATGCGGCGATCGATGCACCGGAAAAATCGGCGGCCATCGATGCCGTTAAGAACGGCGTCAAGTCTCTAGGAGATCTCTTCGGAGTCGCTCGACAAAGCACGTCATCGCCGTCATCGAATGTCAATCAGCGGCTTGATGCCGAGGAAGTCCGTTTAGCCAAACGGATCATGGAGTTGGAATTGGCGTGGCGTAAACACAAATTGTGGACGACAAGAGTCTACGATCCGTGGGTGCGACTGGTGTTGCCTGCGGGCAAGCCACCACGACCACTTTGTATCGATGCAGAGGTAAAAGATCAAAACCGTGTGGTGGTCGATAGTGCTTTCGATCGTTTGGCGATGCGGGTTCACTGGAGCAACAAGACAGACGATTTACTCGGCGAATTGACAGCCGACGATGCCATCACACATTTGCTCGCGACGCTGGTGCTGCTGCGTGGTGAGAGAGGGCCCGAAGCGAATGCGCGGTTAGAAAAGATCGTAGCGAGCGACATTTCGACCGTATCAAAGGAGGTCGCATTGCAAACGCTGACGCACGCCCTGAACAATGATCATACCCGCAAAACAGCGGTCCAACTTTCGCTGGCATTGCTCAATGCCAATCGACCGACGCAGCGTTATCAGGACATCGAACCGTTTGATCACTTTGCCCTTCAGGTAGCAAAGGTTTGCTTGGACAAAAATCTCGAACAACAGTCGGTGTCCCAAGCGATCAATGATTATTTGGAATTGACAAGCCACGACAACGACCGCTACAGCGGTGGCACCTATCAGTTAACCCGCCGCAAAGACCAACTCGAAGAAGTCGCAAAGCTATTGCTTCCGACCGGACGAACGGACCAGGCGTTGTTGTACTTGGGAATGCGTGCCGAAGCGTTCAACCAAGGCCTCGATACATCGCTCGATTGGGTCGGCTGCTGGGCCTTAGAAAGTCTGCAAGGCATGCAGGATCATGCGGTGGCCTATCGGATGTTGGCCGACTGGACGTTTTCCGGCGACGGGGCGTTGCAAAACATTCAAACGTTGGCGCGTCGACAGCCCCTACCCGACTGGATTCCGCCGGATGTCGGAGGGCACTACCCGCCGTTTCCGCCGGTTGTTGACCAGGCTTTGCCGATCGCAACGAACTATCACTTCCTGACTCGACTGGCACAAGAGACCGGCATGCGGCAAGACCTGCTCGATCGTCTAGCCGAAGCTCAATCGAAGGAACGAGTCGGGGCCGACGTCGCGCTCGCGATCGCATTGGTGGCGTTCGAGATGGAAATCGATAATGCCTTAATCGCCAAAATTGAAACCCGTTTAAAGCAGAGACAACCGGGGAACAATCGACCCAAATCACGAATTCCATTGGCGGAGATGCAATTGGCGTCGATGATCGCACACCATCCAACCCACACACCGGCTGCTAAACGTGTCACCGAGATGTTGTTAGATCACACGCATTCTGCGGGACGCGGTTTTCTGAAACCCTGGATCTCTCGCTATCAGTGGAAACAAGGTTGGGCGGAGTCTTCGTCTTGGAAGACAGCCGACGAGATGGAACATTGGGCCCCCGCAACAATCGCGAACGCCCATGCACGGCACGATGGCAAACCGACGTCGATTTGGGTGACCGATGGCCGTGGGCAAATCTCGCACGTGGCCGGATACGGGCACGATTACCTTTGGTTTAAGTATCCACTCGAAGGCAACTATGAAATTCGAATGACCAGTCAGGACGGTGGCTATCGCGAGTCGTCATTGGTATGCGATGGCCTGGAGTTGATGTCCAACGGAAGTTCTTCAGCCGTCTATGCCAACTCCGATGGTAGTAACGACTGGGTACGGCACTACACCAAGGCCCTCAACAAAAATGGGCTGAATGTCAATCGGATGGTTCGCGACGATGATCACACATCGCACTACGCCAATGACCAATTGACCTATCAAGAAGCCCGCCGCAACAGCATGCCCTTCGTCGGCTTCTCAACTAGCGGTGACAAGAAGCTAACGATTAGCGGAATTAAGATCACCGGCGAAGCGAAAATTCCTCGGCAAGTCAGTTTGATCTCTGACGAGGACATGCGTGGATGGACGGCGACGTACTTCAATATGCCTTTGCCGACGTCGGGCATTAACATGAAACAGCGCGATAAAGAAGCGGCGGAGCCGAGGAGCGTTCGCAAACGACCGAGGCCTGACGATCTGAGTTCACTCTCGTGGACTGTCAACGATGGGGAGATCATTAGCGGCGAACTGACACGCCACGGCCATCAGGAGCAAGATTGTTTGCAGTACCAGCGCCCGCTTTGCGATGGGGAGACATTACGGTACGAGTTCTTCTACGAAAAGGAAAAGATTGAAGTCCATCCGACGATCGGCCGCGTTGCGTACATGCTTCGGGAAGACGGATGTAAACTTCATCTGATGAACTCCGGAAACACGTCCTGGCATATTCCCCAAGGTTATGAAGTACCGGTTCCCGGAGTTCCGGCGAAACCGATCAAGCTGAACGATGGCGATTGGAACGAAGTCACGATGAAACGTGATGGAAACCGATTGACCCTCTCGGTCAACGGTGAAGTCGTCTTTGCAGGTGTGCCGGAGACTCGCGATGGAAGTCAGATTTTCGGTTTCTTCCGTGACTCGAAGGACAAACAAGTTCGAATTCGCAACGTCGTACTCTCCGGAGATTGGCCGGAAACGATTCCCGAAAACCTGTTTTCAACTTCCAGAGGTTGAATTTCGAAATTCGGCTGTGTCGCCCCGTGATTAGCGTGTTTGGTTTTCACGATAGGCTTTTCCGGCATCGACGTAGTGGTCCGCCCCATGTTGGATCATTTGTTGATGCCGTGTGGAGACTTCGCCCCGAATTTTGGCCGGAGTTCCGGCAACGATCGATCCGGGGGGCACGTTCATTCCTTCGGTCACGAGGGCACCGGCGGCGACAAGCGAGCCTTTGCCGATGGTCGCTCCGTTGAGGACGACGGCACGCATGCCGATCAGGACTTCATCTTCGACGGTTGCGCCATGAATGATCGCGCCGTGACCCACCGTGACTCGATCGCCAATCTTGCAGGGGAATCCTGGGTCGGCATGAAGGACGCAGTGATCTTGAAGATTGGTCTGACACCCAACCTCGATCACTTCGACATCGCCTCTGATGACGCTGTGAAACCAAACCGAACTCTCGCGTCCGATGGTGACGTCACCAAGGATGACGGCGCCGTCGGCACGAAAAACTGTATCGGCGATTTGTTCGGGACGAAAATCTGTGTGAAATTTCATGATGGCTGTGAAGATGGTCGATCAGAACGTTAGACGCTGCCGCTAAACAACGTTCACCGCAAGTAAACCGGTAAAAGGGGTCAGGAGTCAATTGGCGAAACGGCCCGACGGGTGCTTCTATTGAGTCCTGACCCCTTTTTCGCTTTTTGCGAATTTGTCTTTCTAGCAAATCCATACGCTCGCCGAACACGCTGGTTTTGGACATTGGTATACTCGAATGACCGATCGCGAGCAGTATTGGTTGAGACATGATTGACGAGCAATATTCTGGTGGCGTGTTCAACGAGCAACTTCCTTCGGGACGCGCCGGAGCGGAAATCACATTGGCGACGGCGGCAATCGAAGCGATTACGCCGACGGGCGAGCGTTTCGCAATTCCGTATCGTGATTGCCAGATCGAAATGGGGGGCTTTAACAACCGGATGGTGTTCTGCCGTAACCCAGACCGAACGGTCACGATTTTTTGCGATCATAAGAAGTTCTCGAAATCGTTATCGACGGCGGCTTGCGGCGTGCTCGACAACCAACTCGGTGCGTCGAAGCAGCAGATGAAACGCCAATCGCGGCGCGGGATGCTGTTTGGGACGGCATGTCTGGTAGGAATCCTGGTGTTGCTCGTCGGTGGTTACTTTGGCATCCGATTCGGCGCCTCGGCAGCCATCCATGCCTTGCCCGTCAGTGTGGATCGTCAGATCGGCGATGCGGCGTATGCGTCAATGGATACCGGCGGACCGGAGATCAACGATCCCGTGGTGGTTTCGGCGATCGAGACAATGGTCGAGCGACTGGAGCCTCATGCGGCCGTCGAGGCGATGGAATTCGAAGTTCACGTCATCGATTCCCCG includes these proteins:
- a CDS encoding tetratricopeptide repeat protein is translated as MSLEGLECRLVRSFSIRRSDRRTGALLITTMLGVSMLFPTAAFAQQTDAGAMAIGQGDETDAESDEQRRERITAERFLTVLLRRPTRGTALDRIFSYHIGRGDIGEVIERLESEASEQSDGDAAGRYHMVIGLLQLQRSEDAAAVAALRKASALLPDNAFAANYLGEAYLLVGQEEKAAEAFVSALAKNPPKQEYLKIAGTLGRLHQRAGRETEALQVWKDLEQAFPGDQRVRERIARILVEEGDFAGALERYDNLAEQARSDNDKIVFAMRSAELRIRAGQKEQAIKQIESLISKLRPGSYLHGEARRQIESAFLANGDYAGLAEYYDQWISDHPDDIDAIVRLARTLSVQGRIPEAIEWFEKAIQRAPSEAEPRLALIDAYVAAERYSDAAKQFESLSELDPDNPDHLVRWGQIILEDKDTDKKDRAQSAAKVWMRLAESRSDDAVVQSQVADLLRGAELTELALERYQAAIDLAPQDPQYKEYLGEYLHKLDRKDEAVEVWNSLAAGDLRTRENLVRLAEIFNQFDREVDALKIMAEACQMDPTIDQRLRYAQWLRTGEQYDDAIKQVELAAKLSETLEDAERVFAEEVKTYQAAGKLEERITELRKVVEADPKDSTTWRRLAVLHNAAQQPFEATDAIETSISLTPDSVESLVIAAQMYEDSGRLKDAIEKRRQLADSDSRFRSGHLQKLATLFMQIGERDRSMEVGDELLASSGGSVDSFRFYADLCGRLGKIDTRLDSLRRCVRMNPRSIEAQRMLADQLAEDFKTDQAIELYWQMLDGSDEVEDRRQVVEKLADLYLRSNRLDQLISRLEIRGRESGDRRTMNDLVATAYTQVGDIGLARQILESMLQENGSDTMLLERLVDLAQQAGEFEEALRLQRHLTRLSPDRKNEAMLATLLLDTGALTEAEAIWMKMSESSSDPKQLSRNLNRLLRTGEIDLAIKLAKKTLENDSENWEVLLQLMVLQATEADWEAAAETADRLVGLDLPDDTLPEGGKPYQKMQTYQGQTYPNPPIQYARISSMYSFYRLVDERYGSSSQMQLPTPMDLGNAKMMGRYCQIKHASVEGDLDAIVKPIKEKALADDATEQDVWDAYVTESLVSSVKQETGVSYQDPATWDLIWRLSKLDPETGNYLLGSFLSTRSRNYKRDNFNVEPMPEERLQWLKEKAESDSTSEQDFVLMPNMNWLEFYVAELNISGRNEESKRYAEQFVSEVAESVDSKNINIVLQQMGIYGTDDQLWNVISKALEERDRSNPAVSIQRAVALIGLFTNPTRVTDGLSEGMKDESYRTRLFELVNQVIEETADEPLRQRTITLTQVGGPRSSYRMVGSSYRRITIEFPPQGLGPSDALAQQLYQIWEQLSEQKSVPAWIEFLEQQVEQAEDPSDEIWKRIALASVWQWQEKSAAAAEVLDKAVERATEHVPMLEPELRLMTADLLLRDGNKRGALKAIDSISVYDRQTMAVREFAAARLGAAIGDADRAKVAARRLFGVRLNASAQIELAKLMGGLGMKDLAADLVRRMRNRGGSNTEQLQSIMTFFFSQKQNDQAAEVAMELLRRSTPTRQRSNFRTVEQSRRTSALQMLANTGRLMDLIERTEQRFENSPNSSRIRMELSEMYDAAGQKAKAINLLADTDVDKVNNVQALAATAKQLVQAGKMSEACDAYLKLLRRDQSSFNNDFYDIKRPFENKHRMGELADLMMEVGIGKFTSYRAAEICRDLAQDEATLPKAKQLFEAILDESASGSNWNNALSRVSGYSSRLLESEKLVQKMANAMVNNAKDDAGYGTLFDGYSTGSDGRHNNATTYLVRHIADKPEMLKIVEQSIRDQLQENDDWAGGKIWLGLTCVASKQYDEAIELLAPAVEENASPAPTYDMIWLVGSYIDTFDEMSDVADSYYQKALTLPSNRRGSEFRYTLEARYCNFLSDHGRKEEARKMAMVGIKRFEKNESGGYSDTEYEAYRSIRNAMSMMEFFGKLGYPADGLRYARNFDRTLFVKAGRYANGRREQFETAEKKLLDNVMEQGGLQAARSLINPSDEDDFAVDFIVSTGSRPFTEMGLSSVWLDIVRQAIDDEGNTDDLQAFEDELSELANERPTDDSVAAAKAMFDGLRGNPETLRTLLKRWTATPNSGQSETEGEESTKIDRDDRRELVVIIASLLLESAEETDQALLMSAFDSVLSGDANRDCIVLAELGKAFLRRDDKKAAEASWTRVVGPELSQFMMLDLSLAAVNNDMLDLSEAAFDAAIDAPEKSAAIDAVKNGVKSLGDLFGVARQSTSSPSSNVNQRLDAEEVRLAKRIMELELAWRKHKLWTTRVYDPWVRLVLPAGKPPRPLCIDAEVKDQNRVVVDSAFDRLAMRVHWSNKTDDLLGELTADDAITHLLATLVLLRGERGPEANARLEKIVASDISTVSKEVALQTLTHALNNDHTRKTAVQLSLALLNANRPTQRYQDIEPFDHFALQVAKVCLDKNLEQQSVSQAINDYLELTSHDNDRYSGGTYQLTRRKDQLEEVAKLLLPTGRTDQALLYLGMRAEAFNQGLDTSLDWVGCWALESLQGMQDHAVAYRMLADWTFSGDGALQNIQTLARRQPLPDWIPPDVGGHYPPFPPVVDQALPIATNYHFLTRLAQETGMRQDLLDRLAEAQSKERVGADVALAIALVAFEMEIDNALIAKIETRLKQRQPGNNRPKSRIPLAEMQLASMIAHHPTHTPAAKRVTEMLLDHTHSAGRGFLKPWISRYQWKQGWAESSSWKTADEMEHWAPATIANAHARHDGKPTSIWVTDGRGQISHVAGYGHDYLWFKYPLEGNYEIRMTSQDGGYRESSLVCDGLELMSNGSSSAVYANSDGSNDWVRHYTKALNKNGLNVNRMVRDDDHTSHYANDQLTYQEARRNSMPFVGFSTSGDKKLTISGIKITGEAKIPRQVSLISDEDMRGWTATYFNMPLPTSGINMKQRDKEAAEPRSVRKRPRPDDLSSLSWTVNDGEIISGELTRHGHQEQDCLQYQRPLCDGETLRYEFFYEKEKIEVHPTIGRVAYMLREDGCKLHLMNSGNTSWHIPQGYEVPVPGVPAKPIKLNDGDWNEVTMKRDGNRLTLSVNGEVVFAGVPETRDGSQIFGFFRDSKDKQVRIRNVVLSGDWPETIPENLFSTSRG
- a CDS encoding gamma carbonic anhydrase family protein, with the translated sequence MKFHTDFRPEQIADTVFRADGAVILGDVTIGRESSVWFHSVIRGDVEVIEVGCQTNLQDHCVLHADPGFPCKIGDRVTVGHGAIIHGATVEDEVLIGMRAVVLNGATIGKGSLVAAGALVTEGMNVPPGSIVAGTPAKIRGEVSTRHQQMIQHGADHYVDAGKAYRENQTR
- a CDS encoding M48 family metallopeptidase — its product is MIDEQYSGGVFNEQLPSGRAGAEITLATAAIEAITPTGERFAIPYRDCQIEMGGFNNRMVFCRNPDRTVTIFCDHKKFSKSLSTAACGVLDNQLGASKQQMKRQSRRGMLFGTACLVGILVLLVGGYFGIRFGASAAIHALPVSVDRQIGDAAYASMDTGGPEINDPVVVSAIETMVERLEPHAAVEAMEFEVHVIDSPMMNAFCLPGGVIVVYTGLIKQAEDPEQVAAVLAHEMSHATLRHGLERISQSLGFWAAATLVIGDVSGLMAAGAELFHYAAVNSYSRGQEDAADAEGVRMLHAAGIDPSGMARFFEILEEEHGDIPDALAWISTHPQHADRIESVNAIVETLPNKEYTPIDVDWEQVQARATKRPNPQGDG